In Mycobacterium branderi, the DNA window CGTCACCGCCAAGAGCCGCGACGGCTGGGATTCGCTGGGCGATCTGGGCCACTTCGACGAAGACGGGTTTCTCTACCTGTCGGATCGCCGCGTCGACATGTTCACTGTCGGCGGCCGCAACGTCTATCCCGCCGAGATCGAGAGCGCCCTATCGGAACACCCGGATGTGTTGTCCTGCTTGGTGGTTGGCGTACCCGACGATGATCTGGGCCAAGTGCCCTACGCGCTGGTGCAATCGGAGGCACTCGACGAAGAAACGGTCCGCGCGTTTCTGGCCGAACGGATTGCCGCATATAAGGTGCCGCGTACCGTCGAGTTCGTCGACACCGCGCTGCGCGACGACGCCGGCAAGGCACGTCGCTCGGCGGTACGCGAGCAGATCATGGCGCGATTGCGTCCTCTTGGCGCCGGCTGACCGCCTCGCGTCTGCGGATCTCCCAGCGCCGCAACGCTTCCCGGCACGGCGATTCGACCAGCGCGTAGCTCACGGCCGCGATCGCGATTGCGAAAAGCAGCGTCAGCACCAACACCTCCGGCATGTGGCCGCGGAACGAGAACTCACCGATTACCGGGAACACCATGGTCAGCGCCGCCAGGTGCCAGATGAATATGCCGTAGGACCAGCGGCCCAGCGTCACCATCGGCGCGCTGCCCAACAACCGGTGCGGGGTATCCGGCCGGTCTAACACCAGCGGCGCGACCAATGCGGCGGCCACCAGCGACCCCATCGCGGTCTTGACCGCGAACTGGGCGGCGGTGCTGGGCGTCAAGCCGGCCGGGCCCGCCAGCGGCGACGCGGCCACCAGATATGCGCCCACCGCAACGACGGCCATCACCACCCGGCGCCGCGCCAGCCGATGCGGCAACCCGATCGGGCTGTGCACCCACTCCGCGAGCAGCATGCCGGCGGCGAACCAGGAAAAAAACGCTGGCGACCAGTTCAGCGGGTTGAGCCCGGGCGCCGCGTGGAAAGGAATCCAGCCCCAAAACCAACTGGCGACGCCCAGACCGGCGATCACCGGCACGCGGGCACGGACCGGCAGCCGCGCGGCCAGCAGCGCGAGGATCGGCAGCGCCATATAGAAGGTGACCTCGACCGACAGGCTCCACATCTGAGTCAGTCCCGCGGTCAGCGTCAGCGGCACATAGACCTGCGTGAGCGACAGATTCGCCAACCAGACCGTCAGGCTCGCGTGCTCGGCGTCCGGCAGCAAGGTCAGTATCACCACCACGGCCACCACATAGGCCGGCATGATGCGCACCACCCGCGACCGCAGATAGTGGCCTGTCGACGGACCGGGCCCCAGACCGCGCGCCGCGGCGGCGTGCCCCCGCCACAGAAGAAACCCCGACAACGCGAAGAACACCGCAACCGCCAGGTCGAAACGGCCGAACAGCCGGCCGTCGACCCCGCTGGAATGCCCGGTTTGAAACGCGACGTGGGTGACGACGACGCCGACGGCCGCACATGCCCGCATGCCTTCTACGGCGGGCAGGAAGCTGCGCACCCCACCGATCTGCTGGCCATCGCTCATGCGAGACAGTGTGCCCGCGATGCAACGCGGGACTAAGCCGGCACCTTAAATTTTGCTGTTAGGGTCAAACGAGTTTTGGCTTTGCTCCGAGGTCGGCCGGTCTTGGACCAGAAGGAGGACGCGGGTGAACCGAGCAGTCATGTTGCGGATCGCCGCATGCGGAATCATGGGGCTTGGGGCCGCTCTGCTGATCGCCGCGCTGCTGCTCTGGACGTACACCGCCAGCAGGATCACCAAGATTCCGCTCAACCT includes these proteins:
- a CDS encoding acyltransferase family protein; the protein is MSDGQQIGGVRSFLPAVEGMRACAAVGVVVTHVAFQTGHSSGVDGRLFGRFDLAVAVFFALSGFLLWRGHAAAARGLGPGPSTGHYLRSRVVRIMPAYVVAVVVILTLLPDAEHASLTVWLANLSLTQVYVPLTLTAGLTQMWSLSVEVTFYMALPILALLAARLPVRARVPVIAGLGVASWFWGWIPFHAAPGLNPLNWSPAFFSWFAAGMLLAEWVHSPIGLPHRLARRRVVMAVVAVGAYLVAASPLAGPAGLTPSTAAQFAVKTAMGSLVAAALVAPLVLDRPDTPHRLLGSAPMVTLGRWSYGIFIWHLAALTMVFPVIGEFSFRGHMPEVLVLTLLFAIAIAAVSYALVESPCREALRRWEIRRREAVSRRQEDAIAP